One window from the genome of Lysobacter helvus encodes:
- a CDS encoding YfgM family protein: MAIDDLLDEHEQSERVRGWLRNNGGGLVMGIALGLAAIGGWQWWQQKQVGERLAAAQQYDTLVHEVQAGDVKKAQGTAATLVKSGNDYAALAAMQLAKKQVEAGDTTQAIATLRAVQSKDPAIAAVLQSRLARLLIDDGKPQDALALLGDKPTGAAALEARGDALYALKRTDDARAAYTQALAKLDVAMPQRRVVELKLIQVGGNPTRPENRS, translated from the coding sequence ATGGCGATCGACGACCTGCTCGACGAACACGAACAAAGCGAACGCGTCCGCGGCTGGCTGCGCAACAACGGCGGCGGCCTGGTGATGGGCATCGCCCTCGGCCTTGCCGCCATCGGCGGCTGGCAGTGGTGGCAGCAGAAGCAGGTGGGCGAACGCCTCGCCGCCGCGCAGCAATACGACACGCTGGTGCACGAGGTGCAGGCCGGCGACGTCAAGAAGGCGCAGGGCACCGCCGCCACGCTGGTGAAGTCCGGCAACGACTACGCCGCGCTCGCCGCGATGCAGCTGGCCAAGAAGCAGGTGGAGGCCGGCGACACCACGCAGGCCATCGCCACGCTGCGCGCCGTGCAATCGAAGGATCCGGCCATCGCCGCCGTACTGCAGTCGCGCCTGGCGCGCCTGCTCATCGACGATGGCAAGCCGCAGGACGCCCTCGCGCTCCTCGGCGACAAACCCACGGGCGCAGCCGCGCTCGAAGCCCGCGGCGACGCGTTGTATGCGCTCAAGCGCACCGACGACGCCCGTGCCGCCTACACGCAGGCGCTGGCGAAGCTCGACGTGGCCATGCCGCAGCGCCGCGTCGTCGAACTCAAGCTCATCCAGGTCGGCGGCAACCCGACCCGTCCGGAGAACCGCAGCTGA
- a CDS encoding RodZ domain-containing protein, producing the protein MMDADHYVSESGVGLRLRKAREAAGLSLEDVAAQLHMPSRVVQSLEEEDWARLGAPVFVRGQLRSYSRLLGLVTSTTIAASGVAPIEPPALVPRSYTPRMHRLIEQGTRRMVYIVITAAIVVPVWLATKPHLNSTRDPATVQSLDAPAAGAPSLGQATSVQHPASEAPVVASMTPSLAPRPSAQPALILRFSGDSWIQVQAPDGRTLEKSLVPAGSTRSYVAGEVGRVTLGNASAVAVQQGDRAQDLTPFRRANVARFQVSSDGSLAPVRD; encoded by the coding sequence ATGATGGACGCCGATCACTACGTTTCCGAGTCGGGGGTGGGCCTGCGCCTGCGGAAGGCGCGCGAGGCCGCCGGCTTGTCGCTGGAAGACGTCGCCGCGCAGTTGCACATGCCGTCGCGCGTCGTGCAGTCGCTGGAAGAAGAAGACTGGGCCCGCCTGGGCGCACCGGTGTTCGTGCGCGGGCAACTGCGCAGCTACTCGCGCCTGCTCGGGCTGGTCACCTCGACCACCATCGCCGCCTCCGGCGTCGCACCGATCGAACCGCCGGCGCTCGTGCCGCGCAGCTACACCCCGCGCATGCACCGGCTCATCGAGCAGGGCACGCGGCGGATGGTCTACATCGTGATCACCGCGGCGATCGTCGTGCCCGTGTGGCTGGCGACCAAACCGCATCTGAACAGCACGCGCGATCCGGCCACCGTGCAATCGCTCGATGCACCGGCCGCGGGCGCACCGTCGCTCGGCCAGGCCACCTCGGTGCAGCACCCCGCCTCCGAAGCGCCGGTGGTGGCGTCGATGACGCCGTCGCTCGCGCCGCGCCCGTCCGCGCAGCCCGCATTGATCCTGCGTTTTTCGGGCGACAGCTGGATCCAGGTGCAGGCGCCGGATGGCCGCACGCTCGAGAAAAGCCTGGTGCCCGCGGGCTCCACGCGCAGCTACGTGGCCGGTGAAGTCGGCCGTGTGACCCTGGGCAATGCGTCGGCCGTGGCGGTCCAGCAAGGCGACCGCGCGCAGGACCTCACGCCCTTCCGCCGTGCGAACGTCGCACGCTTTCAGGTATCCTCCGACGGCTCTCTGGCGCCGGTCCGCGACTGA
- a CDS encoding tetratricopeptide repeat protein, with protein MALAGAGCSRVALFKTDPSRKDFDRVAEPVEVHDTAASRERDTARLAADRSQQKLLEGDLDAAEAQANKALKADPKLADAYTLLAVIADRRGNSALAGTQYMRAAELDPSGATLNNYGTWLCTNGRAAESLPWFDKALQDPSYRSRTSAMANAGKCTLDAGRPLDAEQMLRATLQMDPNDPVALGTMASIAFRAGRYMEARAFSERRLAAAAVTPEALQLASQIEDKLGDSAASARYVRRLREEFPGVAQGNAGGSKAP; from the coding sequence TTGGCCCTTGCCGGGGCCGGCTGTTCGCGCGTTGCCCTGTTCAAGACCGATCCGTCCCGCAAGGACTTCGATCGCGTCGCCGAACCCGTCGAAGTGCACGACACCGCCGCCAGCCGCGAGCGCGACACCGCACGCCTGGCCGCCGACCGCTCGCAGCAGAAACTCCTCGAAGGCGACCTCGACGCCGCCGAAGCGCAGGCCAACAAGGCGCTGAAGGCGGACCCGAAGCTCGCCGACGCCTACACGCTGCTCGCCGTCATCGCCGACCGCCGCGGCAACAGCGCGCTGGCGGGCACGCAGTACATGCGCGCCGCGGAACTCGACCCTTCCGGCGCCACGCTCAACAACTACGGCACCTGGCTGTGCACCAACGGCCGCGCGGCGGAATCGCTGCCGTGGTTCGACAAGGCCCTGCAGGATCCCTCGTACCGCTCGCGCACCAGCGCGATGGCCAACGCGGGCAAGTGCACGCTGGATGCCGGCCGCCCGCTCGACGCCGAGCAGATGCTGCGCGCCACGTTGCAGATGGACCCCAACGATCCGGTGGCCCTGGGCACGATGGCCAGCATCGCGTTCCGCGCCGGGCGTTACATGGAAGCGCGCGCGTTTTCCGAGCGCAGGCTCGCCGCGGCGGCGGTCACGCCCGAAGCGCTCCAACTTGCGTCACAGATCGAAGACAAACTCGGCGACAGTGCCGCATCCGCGCGCTACGTTCGCCGCCTGAGGGAAGAGTTCCCCGGCGTTGCGCAGGGGAACGCGGGGGGATCGAAAGCACCATGA
- a CDS encoding molybdopterin molybdotransferase MoeA, which produces MRDDVPMQLAFDDAQAIVDRVAAQHRMPVERLALARTHGRILAEDVIAAIPSPPFDNSAMDGFAVRHADLAGQGDTTLPLAGEQFAGLARDLVLAQGTCIRITTGAPMPTGADTVVIREVVRDEGDRIVVPAGIVAGANVRHAGEDVRIGDTVLDAGCVLTPARVATAASLGVDQLSVFARPTVAVFTTGDELVPPGMPLAPGQIHDSNRELLMGLLRADGLEPTAWPALPDNPERVESVLRDAASSFDLVITCGGVSVGEKDHVPAMLVAHGEIHFWKVRMKPGMPLLFGTLDRARFLGLPGNPVSVFATYATLGRRLLDGLQGRTQPRRAFRAQLAAPIDKPHARREFLRGRLDAGADGVLRAWPDAATGSHRLHAAARADALIVVPEGPQQLPAGTVVDVLPY; this is translated from the coding sequence ATGCGCGACGACGTTCCGATGCAACTGGCGTTCGACGATGCGCAGGCAATCGTCGATCGCGTCGCGGCGCAACACCGCATGCCGGTCGAACGCCTCGCGCTCGCGCGCACGCATGGCCGCATCCTTGCCGAAGATGTCATCGCCGCGATTCCGTCGCCGCCGTTCGACAACAGCGCGATGGACGGTTTCGCCGTGCGCCACGCGGACCTCGCGGGGCAGGGGGACACGACGCTGCCACTGGCGGGCGAACAATTCGCCGGCCTCGCGCGCGACCTCGTCCTCGCGCAGGGCACCTGCATCCGCATCACCACCGGCGCGCCGATGCCGACCGGCGCCGACACCGTGGTCATCCGCGAAGTCGTGCGCGACGAGGGCGATCGCATCGTCGTTCCCGCGGGCATCGTCGCCGGCGCCAACGTCCGCCACGCCGGCGAAGACGTGCGCATCGGCGATACCGTGCTCGACGCCGGCTGCGTGCTCACGCCCGCGCGCGTCGCCACCGCGGCCTCGCTCGGCGTCGATCAACTGTCCGTGTTCGCGCGCCCGACGGTCGCGGTGTTCACCACCGGCGACGAACTCGTCCCGCCCGGCATGCCGCTCGCGCCCGGCCAGATCCACGACAGCAACCGCGAACTGCTGATGGGCCTGCTGCGCGCCGACGGCCTCGAACCCACCGCCTGGCCCGCCTTGCCCGACAACCCGGAGCGCGTCGAATCCGTGCTGCGCGACGCCGCGTCGAGCTTCGACCTGGTGATCACCTGCGGCGGCGTCTCCGTCGGCGAGAAGGACCACGTGCCCGCGATGCTCGTCGCGCACGGCGAGATCCATTTCTGGAAGGTGCGCATGAAGCCCGGCATGCCGCTGCTGTTCGGCACGCTCGATCGCGCGCGGTTCCTCGGATTGCCGGGCAATCCCGTCTCCGTGTTCGCCACCTACGCCACGCTCGGCCGCCGCCTGCTCGACGGCCTGCAGGGCCGCACCCAACCGCGCCGCGCCTTCCGCGCGCAACTCGCCGCGCCGATCGACAAGCCGCACGCGCGCCGCGAATTCCTCCGTGGCCGCCTTGACGCGGGCGCCGACGGCGTCCTGCGCGCCTGGCCCGACGCCGCCACCGGCTCCCACCGCCTGCATGCGGCGGCCCGCGCCGACGCGTTGATCGTGGTCCCGGAAGGCCCGCAACAGCTTCCTGCCGGCACCGTCGTCGACGTGCTGCCGTATTGA
- the rlmN gene encoding 23S rRNA (adenine(2503)-C(2))-methyltransferase RlmN encodes MTAIAAKQNLLDLDREGLERFFADTLGEKRFRAHQVMKWIHHRHVTDFNEMTDLGKALRAKLEDSAHVLVPKVQFEKPSLDGTHKWLLGMDGGNAIETVFIPDKGRGTLCVSSQVGCALNCQFCSTATQGFNRNLSTAEIIGQVWVAAKHLGNVPHRQRKLTNVVMMGMGEPLMNFDNVVRAMSVMRDDLGFGLANKRVTLSTAGMVPMIDKLGEVSDVSLAVSLHAPNDELRSELVPLNKKYPIAELMASCERYVARKRGSSITFEYTLMKGVNDQPQHAKQLARLMHKFDNAVQMKDAAKVNLIPFNPFPGTRFERSADEDIRAFQKTLQEARVLATVRRTRGDDIDAACGQLKGQVLDRTRRQAEFRKHLAEQGIGDAAA; translated from the coding sequence ATGACCGCGATCGCCGCCAAGCAGAACCTGCTCGACCTCGATCGCGAGGGACTGGAGCGCTTCTTCGCCGACACGCTCGGCGAGAAGCGTTTCCGCGCCCACCAGGTGATGAAGTGGATCCACCATCGCCACGTCACCGACTTCAATGAAATGACCGACCTCGGCAAGGCGCTGCGCGCCAAGCTCGAGGACAGCGCGCACGTGCTCGTGCCGAAGGTGCAGTTCGAAAAGCCTTCGCTGGACGGCACGCACAAGTGGCTGCTCGGCATGGATGGCGGCAACGCCATCGAAACCGTCTTCATCCCCGACAAGGGCCGCGGCACGCTGTGCGTGTCGTCGCAGGTGGGCTGTGCGCTCAACTGCCAGTTCTGTTCCACCGCCACGCAGGGCTTCAACCGCAACCTCTCCACCGCCGAGATCATCGGCCAGGTGTGGGTGGCCGCGAAGCACCTGGGCAACGTGCCGCATCGCCAGCGCAAGCTCACCAACGTGGTGATGATGGGCATGGGCGAGCCGCTGATGAATTTCGACAACGTCGTGCGCGCGATGAGCGTGATGCGCGACGACCTGGGCTTCGGCCTGGCCAACAAGCGCGTCACGCTGTCCACCGCCGGCATGGTGCCGATGATCGACAAGCTGGGCGAGGTGAGCGACGTGTCGCTCGCCGTGTCGCTGCATGCGCCGAACGACGAGCTGCGCAGCGAGCTGGTGCCGCTCAACAAGAAGTACCCGATCGCCGAGCTCATGGCCTCGTGCGAGCGTTACGTTGCGCGCAAGCGCGGCAGTTCGATCACCTTCGAATACACGCTGATGAAGGGCGTCAACGACCAGCCGCAGCATGCGAAGCAACTCGCGCGCCTGATGCACAAGTTCGACAACGCCGTGCAGATGAAGGACGCGGCGAAGGTCAACCTGATTCCGTTCAATCCCTTCCCCGGCACGCGCTTCGAGCGCTCGGCCGACGAAGACATCCGCGCCTTCCAGAAAACCTTGCAGGAAGCGCGCGTGCTGGCCACGGTCCGCAGGACGCGTGGCGACGACATCGATGCCGCATGCGGCCAGCTGAAGGGGCAGGTACTTGATCGGACCCGGCGACAGGCGGAATTCCGCAAGCACCTGGCAGAACAGGGGATCGGCGATGCGGCCGCGTAA
- the bamB gene encoding outer membrane protein assembly factor BamB, with product MKAPTPVKSSVQRVSLVLCCVIALAGCSTVKGWFGAGKDEKKALEPAELTEFTPTATVKKLWSAKAGGGEGAIGVRQGPSVADGKVFMAAVEGGVRAVDLQTGAEAWKWDPKREKGKEKLRLSGGPGAGNGLVVVGGLDGEVIALDESTGAEKWHARVGNEVIAAPVIGEGLVFVRANDGVVTAFDAASGERRWFWQRELPALTVRGNDSVALGPGFVFVGNDDGSVTALSSTDGRLLWEQSVAQAEGRSELDRMSDIDGTPVIDGTTLYATSFKKQTMAIDGPSGRPIWQRDNGGAGRVGNGSDRVVVADPAGAVWAIDKATGGSLWQQPALARRNLAGVAVQGDYAVVADYDGYVHWLRLDTGAFAARSRVGGDPVRATPVVADGVLLVQNIDGEVTAFRIQ from the coding sequence ATGAAGGCCCCCACGCCAGTGAAGTCGTCCGTGCAACGCGTTTCGCTCGTCCTGTGCTGCGTGATCGCGCTGGCCGGCTGTTCCACCGTCAAGGGTTGGTTCGGCGCCGGCAAGGACGAGAAGAAAGCGCTCGAGCCCGCCGAGCTCACCGAGTTCACCCCGACCGCCACCGTCAAGAAGCTGTGGTCGGCGAAGGCCGGCGGCGGCGAAGGCGCGATCGGCGTGCGCCAGGGTCCGTCGGTCGCCGACGGCAAGGTGTTCATGGCCGCGGTCGAAGGCGGCGTGCGCGCGGTGGACCTGCAGACGGGCGCCGAAGCCTGGAAGTGGGATCCCAAGCGCGAGAAGGGCAAGGAAAAACTGCGCCTGTCCGGCGGTCCCGGCGCGGGCAACGGCCTGGTCGTGGTTGGCGGCCTGGACGGCGAAGTGATCGCGCTCGACGAGAGCACCGGCGCCGAGAAGTGGCACGCCCGCGTGGGCAACGAAGTCATCGCCGCGCCCGTCATCGGCGAAGGCCTGGTGTTCGTGCGCGCCAACGACGGCGTGGTCACCGCGTTCGATGCCGCCTCCGGCGAGCGTCGCTGGTTCTGGCAGCGCGAACTGCCCGCGCTCACCGTGCGCGGCAACGATTCGGTCGCGCTCGGCCCGGGCTTCGTGTTCGTCGGCAACGACGACGGCTCGGTCACCGCGCTGTCGTCCACCGACGGCCGCCTGCTGTGGGAACAGTCCGTCGCCCAGGCCGAAGGCCGCAGCGAACTGGACCGCATGTCCGACATCGACGGCACGCCCGTGATCGACGGCACCACGCTGTACGCCACCAGCTTCAAGAAGCAGACCATGGCGATCGACGGCCCCAGCGGCCGCCCGATCTGGCAGCGCGACAACGGCGGCGCCGGCCGCGTGGGAAACGGCAGCGACCGCGTGGTCGTCGCCGATCCCGCCGGCGCGGTGTGGGCCATCGACAAGGCCACCGGCGGTTCGTTGTGGCAGCAGCCCGCGCTCGCGCGCCGCAACCTCGCGGGTGTGGCGGTGCAGGGCGATTACGCCGTGGTCGCCGACTACGACGGGTACGTGCACTGGCTGCGCCTGGACACCGGCGCGTTCGCCGCGCGTTCGCGCGTCGGCGGCGATCCCGTGCGCGCCACCCCCGTCGTGGCCGACGGCGTGCTGCTCGTCCAGAACATCGACGGCGAAGTCACCGCGTTCCGCATCCAGTAA
- the moeB gene encoding molybdopterin-synthase adenylyltransferase MoeB: MSLHVLSPRQARERQQGGAILVDVRDAHERALGTAQGARGIDRATLEADPAAYLPDREAEILLICQSGRRSQFAAEALIAKGYRHIASVDGGTQAWSLAGLPMDMPQLDDDFSERYSRHLRLPEIGLAGQKRLEAATVLVIGAGGLGSPVAYYLAAAGVGTLRIADDDVVDRSNLQRQILHTDARIGVAKVESARDTLSALNPRTRIEAIAERVTSANVEALLQGVDVVVDGADNFPVRYLLNDACVKLAKPLVYGAVHRFEGQASVFDAGRHRGVAPCYRCLFPEPPPPEAAPNCAEAGVLGVVPGIVGLLQATEVLKLLLGIGQPLTGRLLHIDALGLQFRETRLAPDPDCPVCPAGRDFPGYIDYARFCAGG, encoded by the coding sequence ATGTCCCTGCATGTCCTTTCGCCCCGCCAGGCCCGCGAGCGCCAGCAGGGCGGTGCGATCCTCGTCGATGTCCGCGACGCGCACGAACGCGCGCTCGGCACTGCGCAGGGCGCGCGCGGCATCGACCGCGCCACGCTCGAAGCCGATCCCGCCGCGTACCTGCCGGACCGCGAGGCCGAGATCCTGCTGATCTGCCAGAGCGGCCGGCGTTCGCAGTTCGCCGCCGAAGCCCTGATCGCAAAGGGCTATCGCCACATCGCGTCCGTCGACGGCGGCACGCAGGCGTGGTCGCTCGCCGGCCTGCCGATGGACATGCCGCAACTCGACGACGATTTCAGCGAACGCTATTCGCGACACCTGCGCCTGCCGGAAATCGGGCTCGCGGGACAGAAGCGCCTGGAAGCCGCAACGGTGCTCGTCATCGGCGCCGGCGGCCTCGGTTCGCCCGTCGCGTATTACCTCGCGGCCGCGGGCGTCGGCACGTTGCGCATCGCCGACGACGACGTGGTCGATCGCAGCAACCTGCAGCGCCAGATCCTGCACACCGATGCGCGCATCGGCGTTGCGAAGGTCGAATCGGCGCGCGACACGCTGTCCGCGCTCAACCCGCGCACGCGCATCGAAGCGATCGCCGAACGCGTGACGTCGGCCAACGTGGAAGCGCTGCTGCAAGGCGTGGACGTCGTGGTCGACGGCGCCGACAACTTCCCCGTGCGCTACCTGCTCAACGATGCGTGCGTGAAGCTGGCCAAGCCGCTGGTGTACGGCGCGGTGCATCGCTTCGAAGGGCAGGCGAGCGTGTTCGATGCCGGCCGCCATCGCGGCGTGGCGCCGTGCTATCGCTGCCTGTTCCCGGAACCGCCGCCGCCCGAAGCCGCGCCCAATTGCGCCGAGGCCGGCGTGCTCGGCGTGGTGCCCGGGATCGTGGGCCTGCTGCAGGCCACCGAAGTCCTCAAGCTGCTGCTCGGGATCGGCCAGCCGCTCACGGGCCGGCTGCTGCACATCGACGCGCTGGGCCTGCAATTTCGCGAGACGCGGCTCGCGCCGGACCCGGATTGTCCCGTGTGTCCTGCCGGGCGTGATTTTCCCGGTTACATCGACTATGCGAGGTTTTGCGCCGGGGGCTGA
- a CDS encoding DUF2272 domain-containing protein yields MDARRRSLPFAALTLLALAFAGHARAGEPCPLNAPLPTTWGQRIASVACAEHRLWYSPFLDERGRLASTTVAEAENVRLQDRTTPAWRRVVDYWRATGLLSQMSSHPGANECGTSALDSLYGSAICRAFVIDTPWSAVFVTFVEMRASVPGFQASASHVDYVRQALRGDPAGPYRFADPDAETPAMGDLLCFTRGLTVPLGSANFRATLARDGSGMAMHCDIVVESDPAGGTLYTIGGNVLQGVTMRTLRLNREGRVWGLPRKTATPVACRPGADEACSFDRQDWVALLKLQVTAPLPPPMAPPSPACCTLCALPMPPGMQRCPAPSAAPLQVQPPATP; encoded by the coding sequence ATGGACGCACGCCGCCGATCGCTTCCCTTCGCCGCCCTGACGTTGCTCGCGCTCGCCTTCGCCGGCCATGCGCGGGCAGGGGAGCCTTGCCCGCTCAACGCACCGCTGCCCACCACGTGGGGCCAGCGCATCGCGTCGGTCGCCTGCGCCGAGCATCGCCTGTGGTATTCGCCGTTCCTCGACGAGCGCGGACGCCTGGCGAGCACCACCGTCGCGGAAGCCGAAAACGTGCGGCTGCAGGACCGAACCACGCCCGCGTGGCGCCGCGTCGTCGACTACTGGCGCGCGACCGGCTTGCTCTCGCAGATGTCCTCGCATCCCGGTGCGAACGAATGCGGCACGTCGGCGCTGGACAGCCTGTACGGCAGCGCGATCTGCCGCGCGTTCGTGATCGACACGCCGTGGTCGGCGGTGTTCGTCACCTTCGTCGAGATGCGCGCGAGCGTGCCGGGGTTCCAGGCTTCGGCGAGCCACGTCGATTACGTGCGCCAGGCCCTGCGCGGTGATCCCGCAGGGCCGTACCGCTTCGCCGATCCGGATGCGGAAACGCCCGCGATGGGCGACCTGCTGTGCTTCACCCGCGGCCTGACCGTGCCGTTGGGGTCCGCGAATTTCCGCGCCACGCTCGCCCGCGACGGCAGCGGCATGGCGATGCATTGCGACATCGTCGTGGAATCCGATCCTGCGGGCGGCACGCTCTACACCATCGGCGGCAACGTGCTGCAGGGCGTCACGATGCGCACGTTGCGGCTCAACCGCGAAGGGCGCGTGTGGGGCTTGCCGCGCAAGACCGCCACCCCGGTCGCGTGTCGCCCGGGCGCGGACGAGGCCTGCAGTTTCGATCGCCAGGATTGGGTGGCGTTGCTCAAGCTCCAGGTCACGGCGCCGCTGCCGCCGCCGATGGCACCGCCATCGCCCGCGTGCTGCACGCTGTGCGCATTGCCCATGCCGCCGGGGATGCAGCGTTGCCCTGCACCGTCGGCCGCGCCCTTGCAGGTGCAGCCACCGGCCACGCCCTGA
- the mobA gene encoding molybdenum cofactor guanylyltransferase, with protein sequence MTAAPRATGVTLGVLAGGRGSRLGGIDKAWIVRDGMSQVARLVQRFEREVDAVLVSANRDLVRYEHAGLRVVPDRIADLGPLGGLDALASACDTPWLLTLPVDLVFVNDCLLPTLASAGGQGASIEDDDGPQPLVALWHVPALRDALIDALASTDHSVHAVQSTLAMPRLRLNGVRLGNLNTPADLAAVHASIG encoded by the coding sequence ATGACGGCCGCGCCGCGCGCGACCGGCGTGACGCTCGGCGTGCTCGCCGGCGGTCGGGGGTCGCGGCTGGGCGGGATCGACAAGGCGTGGATCGTGCGCGACGGGATGTCGCAGGTGGCGCGCCTCGTGCAGCGGTTCGAACGCGAAGTCGATGCGGTGCTGGTGAGTGCCAATCGCGATCTCGTCCGTTACGAACACGCCGGCCTGCGCGTCGTCCCTGACCGCATCGCCGACCTCGGCCCGCTCGGTGGCCTCGACGCACTCGCGTCCGCCTGCGATACGCCGTGGTTGCTCACGCTGCCGGTCGACCTGGTCTTCGTCAACGACTGCCTGCTGCCGACGCTCGCGTCGGCGGGCGGGCAGGGCGCGTCCATCGAGGACGACGACGGGCCGCAACCGCTGGTCGCGCTCTGGCACGTGCCCGCGCTCCGCGATGCACTCATCGATGCGTTGGCGAGCACCGATCATTCCGTGCACGCCGTGCAATCCACCCTCGCAATGCCACGCCTCCGCTTGAACGGCGTGCGCCTGGGCAACCTCAACACGCCGGCGGACCTCGCCGCCGTCCACGCTTCGATCGGATGA
- the der gene encoding ribosome biogenesis GTPase Der encodes MLPLVALVGRPNVGKSTLFNVLTRSRDALVHDEPGVTRDRNYGVCRLDPERPFVLVDTGGIAGSEEGLAGATARQSRAAAEEADLILFVVDGREGASAIDDEILSWLRKVDTPTFLVVNKVDGLDAQAALAEFARYGIKEVLGVSSAHKQGLDALMARTMAVLPRDGDTEILDNDPERVRIAFVGRPNVGKSTLVNRILGEERMIASDVPGTTRDSIAVDLERDGRKYRLIDTAGLRRKGRVEDAVEKFSIVKTLGAIEQCQVAVIMLDAVEGVTDQDASVLGAVLDAGRALVVGVNKWDGLTDYQREQNEQLLSRKLAFVDWAEAVRISALHGSGMRELFKAIHRAHSSATRQFTTAETTKALEIAYETNPPPVVRGHVAKLRYAHPGGDNPPTFIVHGSRLRTLSDSYRRYLENFFRKRFKLVGTPVRFLFKEGENPYKDKPKNPLTARQVAKKRRLMKHVKGK; translated from the coding sequence ATGCTGCCCCTCGTCGCCCTCGTCGGTCGTCCCAATGTCGGGAAATCGACGCTCTTCAACGTCCTGACGCGTTCGCGCGACGCCCTCGTCCACGACGAGCCCGGCGTCACGCGCGACCGCAACTACGGCGTGTGCCGCCTCGATCCCGAGCGCCCCTTCGTGCTCGTGGACACCGGCGGCATCGCGGGCAGCGAAGAAGGCCTGGCCGGCGCCACCGCGCGCCAGTCGCGCGCGGCGGCCGAAGAAGCGGATCTCATCCTGTTCGTCGTCGACGGCCGCGAAGGCGCCTCGGCGATCGACGACGAAATCCTGTCGTGGCTGCGCAAGGTCGACACGCCGACGTTCCTCGTCGTCAACAAGGTCGATGGCCTCGACGCACAGGCCGCGCTCGCCGAGTTCGCGCGCTACGGCATCAAGGAAGTGCTGGGCGTGTCGTCCGCGCACAAGCAGGGCCTCGATGCGTTGATGGCGCGCACGATGGCCGTGCTGCCGCGCGACGGCGACACCGAAATCCTCGACAACGATCCCGAGCGCGTGCGCATCGCGTTCGTCGGCCGCCCCAACGTCGGCAAGTCCACGCTGGTCAACCGCATCCTGGGCGAGGAACGCATGATCGCGTCGGACGTGCCGGGCACCACGCGCGATTCGATCGCGGTGGACCTGGAGCGCGACGGCCGCAAGTACCGCCTCATCGACACCGCCGGCCTGCGTCGCAAGGGCCGCGTGGAAGACGCGGTGGAGAAGTTCTCCATCGTCAAGACGCTCGGCGCGATCGAACAGTGCCAGGTCGCCGTGATCATGCTCGACGCGGTGGAAGGCGTGACCGACCAGGACGCCAGCGTGCTCGGCGCCGTGCTCGATGCGGGCCGCGCGCTCGTCGTCGGCGTGAACAAGTGGGACGGCCTCACCGACTACCAGCGCGAACAGAACGAACAACTGCTCTCGCGCAAGCTCGCGTTCGTCGACTGGGCCGAAGCGGTGCGCATCTCCGCGCTGCACGGCTCGGGCATGCGCGAACTGTTCAAGGCGATCCATCGCGCGCATTCGTCGGCGACGCGCCAGTTCACCACCGCCGAGACCACGAAGGCGCTGGAAATCGCCTACGAAACCAATCCGCCGCCCGTCGTGCGCGGCCACGTCGCCAAGCTGCGCTACGCGCATCCGGGCGGCGACAACCCGCCGACCTTCATCGTGCACGGATCGCGCCTGCGCACGCTGTCGGACAGCTACCGGCGCTACCTCGAGAACTTCTTCCGCAAGCGCTTCAAGCTCGTCGGCACGCCGGTGCGCTTCCTCTTCAAGGAAGGCGAGAACCCGTACAAGGACAAGCCGAAGAACCCGCTCACCGCGCGCCAGGTCGCGAAGAAGCGGCGCCTGATGAAGCACGTCAAGGGCAAGTGA